AGTGTATAGCATcttattagaatttgaataCAAAGGCTTGATTTATATATCAggaaaaacaatcaaaaccaACCTTGAAATAGTACTGCTGGATTGGGTATCTCCATATCTGATATTTGTCCTATCTAAATCTGGCAAGCCCATCTGAGACAAGACCATGTTTGGTAGATTTAATCATTGTTGGGTAGATTGCAAAGATAAGCAAGTAAAAGCACATTAAAACAAGTCAAGACGGTACAGTTTAAGCCCacaatttcttttcaatcCTCCAAGCTAACAGGTGTTGTTCCACTTCCTCAGAAATTTTGGAATCTGGTACAAACTTTTTGGCTCAGgcttagggttaattataagCTCAAGAATCCAATCCTTTTCAAGGGACAGGAGATATGATAATGAGACAATGATTATGACATGATAAGAATCAGAAACCGAAACTATAAGAATGAATACGAATCCCAATTAATTACTGTCTCCTGTATCTATCGACTAATCTCAAATTCATTTGTTACTCAAAACCCTGATCCGCAATTCCCTGTTTGAGTTTGCCAGGtttcaagaaaaagtaaaacgGAAGCTAGCCCTACCACGACGGCATGGGGTCCCCGAAAGCCATAATTAGAAGGTGAGGATGACGAAGAATGGGACAACGACGAAGAGGACGATGAGTAGGCTGTCTGCAGCCTGATATCCTCCTGCAGTTTTGTTCAACAGATTAAAACTGCACGAATCCCCccaacagaaagaaaaatgaatattcgAAAATCTATCAGCTAGTAAAACAGGAGAAAATCAAGACAAGTACCTGGCTGAAACTGGGGGCATAAGGGTTATGAACAGGAGGAAGATAATTGGAGCCCAGTTGACTATGCAACCTGATCTTCTCAAGCTGGGCAACCCCAAGTCCTCTCTGCGGCTGCTTAGGCTTATCTGAACTGCcctttttcccttttcgtGATGACGAAGacgatgaagatgaagatgaaaacCCTGAACCTCTTTCATTCCCCGGGTTTCCTTCTCCATAATAATTGCTTCCCATCTTTCTTACAAACCTACTACTGCgtgttttcttttgtgtttcttgatttgtagtctgcaaagaaaattaaagaaaaggaaaagaaactaaaaactGGTATGGAATCAGAGAGATCTTCTGATACCCCTTTTAAGCTGTCAACACTTTGCTCTCAGTAATTATTGCATCGCTGGATCAGATAGTGTGTAGATTTTGTGTGATtcattctatttatatatatatattcttgggaattaattaatatgctgtTGTTGCTCGTTTCGACAGCTCTTATCAAAATCCCTccctattatatatattcttgccTTATGGTCATTGatttagaatttaataaatacactTGAAAGCGATTGTCTCTGATTTTAACTCATTAAATATGCAATAATTAGTAGTTTTCGGACAACATTTCTAACCCAAC
This Sesamum indicum cultivar Zhongzhi No. 13 linkage group LG5, S_indicum_v1.0, whole genome shotgun sequence DNA region includes the following protein-coding sequences:
- the LOC105162170 gene encoding protein SPEAR3-like isoform X1; this translates as MGSNYYGEGNPGNERGSGFSSSSSSSSSSRKGKKGSSDKPKQPQRGLGVAQLEKIRLHSQLGSNYLPPVHNPYAPSFSQEDIRLQTAYSSSSSSLSHSSSSSPSNYGFRGPHAVVMGLPDLDRTNIRYGDTQSSSTISRWHSGNAGLGTQHFVEPSLTTRPFFQPTIEGSINKNKQDGNNPMGSSSQNTESSSSEDIDLELRLSL
- the LOC105162170 gene encoding protein SPEAR1-like isoform X3, with product MGSNYYGEGNPGNERGSGFSSSSSSSSSSRKGKKGSSDKPKQPQRGLGVAQLEKIRLHSQLGSNYLPPVHNPYAPSFSQMGLPDLDRTNIRYGDTQSSSTISRWHSGNAGLGTQHFVEPSLTTRPFFQPTIEGSINKNKQDGNNPMGSSSQNTESSSSEDIDLELRLSL
- the LOC105162170 gene encoding protein SPEAR3-like isoform X2 produces the protein MGSNYYGEGNPGNERGSGFSSSSSSSSSSRKGKKGSSDKPKQPQRGLGVAQLEKIRLHSQLGSNYLPPVHNPYAPSFSQEDIRLQTAYSSSSSSLSHSSSSSPSNYGFRGPHAVVMGLPDLDRTNIRYGDTQSSSTISRFLILNLHLNQMAFGQCRLGNSTFRGAKLDY